Proteins encoded in a region of the Pseudomonas sp. GOM7 genome:
- a CDS encoding thiamine pyrophosphate-requiring protein — MATTVGDFIVERLYQWGVRRIYGYPGDGINGVFGALNRANGKIRFIQARHEEMAAFMAAADAKFSGQLGVCIATSGPGAAHLLTGLYDARMDHMPVLAIAGQQARTALGGHYQQEVDLLSLFKDVAGAFVQQASAPAQVRHLVDRAIRTALGERRVTAIILPNDLQEAEYAEPPRKHGTLHSGVGYTRPRVLPYDEDLRRAAEVLNSGKKVAMLVGAGALKASDEVFQVAEKLGAGVAKALLGKAVLPDELPWVTGSIGLLGTVPSYKMMEECDTLLMVGSGFPYSEFLPEEGQARGVQIDLQPDMLGLRYPMEVNLAGDAAETLRALLPLLEDKQERSWRTSIENWRSDWEQTLEERALVSAKPINPQRVVYELSPRLPDRAIVTCDSGSCANWYARDLKIRRGMLCSLSGGLASMGAAVPYAIAAKFAHPDRPVLGLVGDGAMQMNNMAELITVAKYWREWEDPRWIMAVFNNQDLNQVTWEQRVMEGDPKFEASQNIPDVPYHAFAESIGLQGILIEREEDVGPAWERALAAERPVLLEFRTDPDVPPLPPHISLEQAKKFASTLLHVDPEQRGILAQTAKQVFGSLLPGQHKDK, encoded by the coding sequence ATGGCCACGACAGTCGGTGACTTCATCGTCGAGCGCCTTTATCAGTGGGGTGTACGGCGCATCTATGGCTACCCTGGGGACGGCATCAACGGGGTATTCGGCGCGCTCAACCGCGCCAACGGCAAGATCCGCTTCATCCAGGCCAGGCATGAGGAAATGGCTGCCTTCATGGCCGCAGCGGACGCCAAATTCTCCGGCCAGCTAGGCGTATGCATCGCCACCTCCGGACCGGGAGCCGCCCATTTGCTCACCGGCCTCTACGATGCGCGTATGGATCACATGCCGGTGCTTGCCATCGCCGGCCAGCAAGCGCGCACCGCGCTCGGCGGCCACTACCAGCAGGAAGTGGATCTGCTATCGCTGTTCAAGGATGTCGCCGGCGCCTTCGTTCAGCAGGCCAGTGCGCCGGCACAGGTGCGCCACCTGGTGGATCGCGCGATCCGCACCGCGCTCGGCGAGCGGCGGGTGACCGCGATCATCCTGCCCAACGACCTGCAGGAGGCCGAGTACGCCGAGCCACCGCGCAAGCACGGCACGCTGCACAGTGGTGTCGGCTACACGCGGCCAAGAGTGTTGCCCTATGACGAAGATCTGCGCCGCGCTGCCGAGGTGCTCAATAGCGGCAAGAAGGTGGCCATGCTGGTGGGAGCCGGCGCACTGAAGGCCAGTGACGAGGTATTCCAGGTGGCCGAGAAGCTCGGCGCCGGCGTGGCCAAGGCGCTGCTCGGCAAGGCCGTGCTGCCGGACGAACTGCCCTGGGTCACCGGCTCCATCGGCCTGCTCGGCACGGTGCCGAGCTACAAGATGATGGAAGAATGCGACACCCTGCTGATGGTCGGTTCCGGCTTCCCCTATTCCGAATTCCTGCCCGAGGAAGGCCAGGCTCGCGGCGTACAGATCGACCTGCAGCCGGACATGCTCGGCCTGCGCTACCCCATGGAGGTCAATCTCGCTGGCGACGCCGCCGAGACCCTACGTGCGCTGCTGCCGCTACTGGAGGACAAACAGGAGCGTAGCTGGCGCACCAGCATCGAAAACTGGCGCAGCGACTGGGAGCAGACCCTGGAGGAGCGTGCCCTGGTCTCGGCCAAGCCGATCAACCCGCAGCGGGTGGTCTACGAGCTGTCGCCCCGTTTGCCGGATCGCGCCATCGTCACCTGCGACTCAGGCTCCTGCGCCAACTGGTATGCCCGCGACCTGAAGATTCGCCGTGGCATGCTCTGCTCGCTATCCGGCGGTCTGGCCTCCATGGGCGCGGCGGTGCCCTATGCCATCGCTGCCAAGTTCGCCCACCCGGATCGACCGGTGCTGGGCCTGGTCGGCGACGGCGCGATGCAGATGAACAACATGGCCGAGCTGATCACCGTGGCCAAGTACTGGCGTGAGTGGGAGGATCCGCGCTGGATCATGGCAGTGTTCAACAACCAGGATCTGAATCAGGTCACCTGGGAGCAGCGCGTCATGGAAGGCGATCCCAAGTTCGAGGCCTCGCAGAACATTCCTGACGTGCCCTACCACGCCTTCGCCGAATCCATCGGCCTGCAGGGCATCCTCATCGAACGCGAAGAGGACGTCGGCCCGGCCTGGGAACGCGCCCTGGCCGCCGAACGGCCGGTGTTGCTGGAGTTCCGAACCGACCCGGACGTACCGCCGCTGCCACCGCACATCAGCTTGGAGCAGGCGAAGAAGTTCGCCAGCACCCTCCTCCATGTCGATCCCGAGCAGCGCGGCATTCTCGCCCAGACTGCCAAGCAGGTGTTCGGCTCGCTACTGCCGGGCCAGCACAAGGACAAGTGA
- a CDS encoding glycosyl transferase family protein produces MNLLTPAEHPFAQFVRILGKGKRGARGLTREEAREAMGMLLDGKVEDTQLGAFLMLLRHKEESAEELAGFTEAIRQRLPAPVAQVDLDWPSYAGKKRHLPWYLLAAKALAASGVRIFMHGGGAHTAGRLYTEQLLACLDIPRCQDWQAVTDSLDQHNLVFAYLGDWMAPLQRMIDLRNTLGLRSPIHSLARVINPLAARCGLQSIFHPGYQAVHREASRLLGDHAIVIKGEGGEIEVNPDVACHLYGTRDGEAWDEEWPALSAQRHVKPERLDAEHLLAVWRGEAEDDYARQAILATMALALRGLGLDRDAAFSEAERRWNARHLSS; encoded by the coding sequence ATGAATCTGCTCACTCCCGCCGAACACCCTTTCGCCCAGTTCGTGCGCATTCTCGGCAAGGGCAAACGTGGCGCACGCGGCCTGACCCGCGAGGAGGCCCGAGAAGCCATGGGCATGCTGCTCGATGGCAAGGTCGAAGACACCCAGCTCGGCGCCTTTCTGATGCTGCTGCGGCACAAGGAAGAAAGTGCTGAGGAGTTGGCCGGTTTCACCGAAGCGATCCGCCAGCGTCTGCCCGCACCGGTCGCCCAGGTCGATCTGGACTGGCCGAGCTATGCCGGCAAGAAACGCCATCTCCCCTGGTATCTGTTGGCGGCCAAGGCCCTGGCCGCCAGCGGCGTGCGCATCTTCATGCACGGCGGCGGCGCCCATACGGCCGGGCGCCTGTATACCGAACAACTACTCGCGTGCCTGGATATCCCGCGTTGCCAGGATTGGCAGGCAGTGACAGACAGCCTCGACCAGCACAACCTGGTCTTCGCCTATCTGGGCGACTGGATGGCGCCCCTGCAGCGCATGATCGACCTGCGCAACACCCTCGGCCTGCGCTCGCCGATCCACTCCCTGGCGCGAGTGATCAACCCACTTGCGGCCCGCTGCGGCCTGCAAAGCATCTTCCACCCCGGCTATCAGGCCGTGCACCGCGAGGCCAGCCGCCTGTTGGGCGACCATGCCATTGTCATCAAGGGCGAAGGCGGCGAGATCGAGGTCAACCCGGACGTCGCCTGCCATCTGTACGGGACGCGCGATGGCGAGGCCTGGGACGAAGAGTGGCCAGCGCTGTCGGCGCAGCGCCACGTCAAACCCGAGCGCCTGGATGCCGAGCACCTGCTGGCTGTCTGGCGCGGCGAGGCCGAAGATGACTATGCCCGCCAGGCCATTCTGGCGACCATGGCCCTGGCCTTGCGTGGCCTGGGCCTGGATCGCGACGCAGCCTTCAGCGAGGCGGAAAGACGCTGGAATGCTCGCCACTTATCGAGCTGA
- the tusD gene encoding sulfurtransferase complex subunit TusD — MKFAIALFAAPHLPASRRALRFAQAALAGGHEIVRLFFYQDGVHSAASNVVTPQDELDMPREWREFVTANGLDAVVCIAAALRRGVLDEAEAQRYARPAANLQAPWELSGLGQLHEAAQQADRLICFGGH, encoded by the coding sequence ATGAAGTTTGCCATCGCCCTGTTCGCCGCCCCCCACCTGCCCGCCTCGCGCCGCGCCCTGCGCTTCGCCCAGGCGGCATTGGCCGGCGGTCACGAAATCGTCCGCCTGTTCTTCTACCAGGACGGCGTGCACAGCGCCGCCAGCAACGTGGTCACCCCGCAGGATGAGCTGGATATGCCCAGGGAGTGGCGCGAGTTCGTCACGGCCAACGGCCTGGACGCCGTGGTATGCATCGCGGCGGCGCTGCGCCGTGGCGTGCTGGATGAGGCAGAGGCACAGCGTTACGCCCGCCCGGCCGCCAACCTGCAGGCGCCCTGGGAGCTGTCCGGGCTGGGTCAGTTGCACGAGGCGGCGCAACAGGCCGACCGCCTGATCTGCTTCGGAGGCCACTGA
- the pgsA gene encoding CDP-diacylglycerol--glycerol-3-phosphate 3-phosphatidyltransferase, with translation MNIPNLLTLLRVALIPVFILLFYLPFSWSYWAASGVFAIAAVTDWLDGYLARRWEQGTPFGAFLDPVADKLMVAVALVLLVAEHSNLWLTLAAATIIGREIVVSALREWMAELGARAHVAVSNLGKWKTAAQMVALVILLGNPPVFTFWVVLGYVLLVVAAVLTLWSMLHYLLAAWPHLSTTTEKK, from the coding sequence ATGAATATCCCCAACTTGCTTACCTTGCTCCGGGTCGCGCTGATACCGGTCTTCATACTGCTGTTCTATCTGCCGTTCTCCTGGAGTTACTGGGCGGCCAGTGGGGTCTTCGCCATTGCGGCCGTAACCGACTGGCTCGATGGCTATCTGGCACGCCGCTGGGAGCAGGGCACGCCTTTCGGCGCCTTCCTCGACCCGGTCGCGGACAAGCTGATGGTGGCGGTGGCGCTGGTGCTGCTGGTGGCCGAGCACTCCAACCTCTGGCTGACCCTGGCAGCGGCCACCATCATCGGCCGCGAGATCGTGGTCTCCGCGCTGCGGGAATGGATGGCCGAGCTGGGTGCGCGGGCGCACGTGGCCGTGTCCAATCTGGGTAAGTGGAAAACCGCGGCGCAGATGGTCGCCCTGGTCATCCTGCTGGGCAATCCACCGGTTTTCACCTTCTGGGTGGTGCTCGGCTATGTGCTGCTGGTGGTCGCTGCGGTACTGACCCTGTGGTCGATGTTGCACTACCTGTTGGCCGCCTGGCCGCACCTCAGCACCACCACGGAAAAGAAATAA
- the cysG gene encoding siroheme synthase CysG, translating into MQFLPLFHKLQGRPVLVVGGGEVALRKARLLAEAGARLHVVAPEIRSELQAMAGEAGVFLRGYARGDLQGVGLVIAATDDEPLNARISAEAQALGIPVNVVDAPALCSVIFPAIVDRSPLIVAVSSGGDAPVLARLIRAKIETWIPATYGQLANLGKRFRDRVKQLFPDVQQRRVFWEDVFQGQIAESVFAGKPEEGERLLEERLAGAAPRALGEVYLVGAGPGDPDLLTFRALRLMQQADVVLYDRLVAPAIIDLCRRDAERIYVGKRRAEHAVPQEQINQLLIDLAREGKRVLRLKGGDPFIFGRGGEEIEQLAGEGIPFQVVPGITAASGCAAYAGIPLTHRDHAQSVRFVTGHLKDGSSNLPWKDLVAPGQTLVFYMGLVGLPDICAQLVAHGRAANTPAALVQQGTTQSQRVFTGTLESLPQLVAEHEVHAPTLVIVGEVVTLRDKLAWFEGAQRGL; encoded by the coding sequence ATGCAATTCCTTCCGCTGTTCCACAAGCTGCAGGGCCGCCCAGTGCTGGTCGTTGGCGGTGGTGAGGTGGCGCTGCGCAAGGCGCGTCTGCTGGCCGAGGCCGGGGCGCGCCTGCATGTGGTGGCTCCGGAGATCCGCAGCGAACTGCAGGCCATGGCCGGCGAGGCTGGCGTGTTTCTGCGCGGTTACGCCCGCGGCGACCTGCAGGGCGTCGGGCTGGTGATCGCCGCCACCGACGACGAGCCGCTCAATGCGCGCATTTCTGCCGAGGCGCAAGCGCTGGGCATCCCGGTCAACGTGGTGGATGCGCCGGCGCTGTGCAGCGTGATCTTCCCGGCCATCGTCGACCGCTCGCCGCTGATCGTCGCGGTCAGCAGTGGCGGGGATGCCCCCGTGCTGGCCAGGTTGATTCGCGCCAAGATCGAAACCTGGATTCCGGCCACCTATGGCCAATTGGCCAACCTCGGCAAGCGCTTCCGTGATCGGGTCAAGCAGCTATTCCCGGATGTGCAGCAGCGCCGGGTGTTCTGGGAGGACGTGTTCCAGGGGCAGATCGCCGAGAGTGTATTCGCCGGCAAGCCGGAGGAAGGTGAACGCCTGCTGGAAGAACGCCTGGCCGGTGCCGCCCCGCGCGCGCTGGGTGAGGTGTATCTGGTCGGCGCCGGCCCTGGCGACCCCGACCTGCTGACCTTCCGTGCCCTGCGCCTGATGCAGCAGGCCGACGTGGTGCTGTATGACCGCCTGGTGGCCCCGGCGATCATCGACCTGTGTCGCCGCGATGCCGAGCGCATCTATGTGGGCAAGCGCCGCGCCGAGCACGCCGTGCCGCAGGAGCAGATCAATCAGCTACTGATCGACCTGGCGCGTGAAGGCAAGCGGGTGCTGCGTCTGAAAGGCGGCGACCCCTTCATCTTCGGCCGTGGTGGCGAAGAGATCGAGCAACTGGCGGGCGAGGGCATTCCCTTCCAGGTGGTACCCGGCATCACCGCCGCCTCGGGCTGCGCCGCCTACGCCGGTATCCCGCTGACCCACCGCGACCATGCGCAGTCGGTGCGCTTCGTCACCGGCCATCTCAAGGACGGCAGCAGCAACCTGCCCTGGAAGGATCTAGTGGCGCCAGGGCAAACCCTGGTGTTCTACATGGGCCTGGTCGGCCTGCCAGACATTTGCGCGCAACTGGTCGCGCACGGCCGTGCAGCCAACACGCCGGCGGCCCTGGTGCAGCAGGGCACCACGCAGAGCCAGCGGGTATTTACCGGCACGCTGGAGAGTTTGCCGCAGCTGGTGGCCGAGCACGAAGTGCACGCACCGACGTTGGTGATCGTCGGTGAGGTGGTCACCCTGCGTGACAAGCTGGCCTGGTTCGAGGGCGCGCAGCGCGGGCTCTGA
- a CDS encoding TusE/DsrC/DsvC family sulfur relay protein — protein MSSLNVGGREIALDKDGYLVDLQDWSRPVAEALAIGEDLQLSDEHWEILQLLRDFYAEFQLSPANRPLIKYVALKLGAEKGNSLHLNRLFKGTPAKLAAKLAGLPKPTNCL, from the coding sequence ATGAGCTCGCTGAACGTCGGTGGACGCGAAATCGCCCTGGACAAGGACGGCTACTTGGTCGACCTGCAGGACTGGTCACGCCCTGTCGCCGAGGCACTGGCCATCGGCGAAGACCTGCAACTGAGCGATGAGCACTGGGAGATCCTCCAGCTATTGCGCGACTTCTATGCCGAATTCCAGCTCTCGCCAGCCAATCGCCCGCTGATCAAATACGTGGCGTTGAAACTGGGTGCGGAAAAAGGCAACAGCCTGCACCTCAATCGCCTGTTCAAGGGCACGCCCGCCAAACTCGCGGCCAAGCTCGCTGGCCTGCCGAAACCGACCAATTGCCTATGA
- a CDS encoding Bax inhibitor-1/YccA family protein, whose protein sequence is MQEQDYVLNHSQADQLEVSRVLRNTYSLLAITLAFSGLVAFLSQRANLPYPNFFVVLIGFYGLFFLTYKLRDSAWGLVSTLALTGFMGYTLGPILNLYLGMANGAQVITSAFSMTALVFFGLSAYVLTTRKDMSFLSGFITAGFFVLIGAMLASFFFQISGLQLAISAGFVLFSSACILFQTSAIIHGGERNYIMATISLYVSIYNLFISLLQIFGIMGGDD, encoded by the coding sequence ATGCAAGAGCAAGATTATGTACTCAACCACTCGCAGGCCGACCAGCTCGAGGTCAGCCGCGTGCTGCGCAACACTTACAGCCTGCTGGCCATTACCCTGGCCTTCAGCGGTCTGGTAGCCTTTCTCAGCCAGCGCGCCAACCTGCCGTACCCAAACTTCTTCGTGGTACTGATCGGCTTCTATGGCCTGTTCTTCCTCACCTATAAGCTGCGTGATTCGGCCTGGGGCCTGGTCTCCACCCTCGCCCTGACCGGTTTCATGGGCTATACCCTCGGCCCGATCCTCAACCTCTATCTGGGCATGGCCAACGGCGCGCAAGTGATCACCTCGGCGTTCTCCATGACCGCGCTGGTGTTCTTCGGCCTGTCCGCCTACGTGCTCACCACCCGCAAGGACATGAGCTTCCTCAGCGGCTTCATCACCGCCGGCTTCTTCGTGCTGATCGGCGCGATGCTGGCCAGCTTCTTCTTCCAGATCAGCGGCCTGCAACTGGCGATTAGCGCCGGTTTCGTGCTGTTCTCCTCGGCGTGCATCCTGTTCCAGACCAGTGCCATCATCCACGGTGGCGAGCGCAACTACATCATGGCCACCATCAGCCTCTATGTGTCGATCTACAACCTGTTCATCAGCTTGCTGCAGATCTTCGGCATCATGGGTGGTGACGACTGA
- the tusC gene encoding sulfurtransferase complex subunit TusC: MSKSLLIISRQPPWSGPGAREALDIALAGGAFDLPIGMLFLDDGVLQLSTSQQPGALQQKDLGANLQALPMFGVEALYASQRSLNERGLGEAELNLEVQRLDDSALTALLDRYDQVITL, from the coding sequence ATGAGCAAATCGCTGTTGATCATCAGCCGTCAGCCCCCCTGGAGCGGCCCCGGCGCTCGCGAGGCACTGGATATCGCCCTGGCCGGCGGCGCCTTCGACCTGCCCATCGGCATGCTGTTTCTCGACGATGGCGTGCTGCAACTGAGCACTAGCCAGCAGCCTGGCGCGCTGCAACAGAAGGATCTCGGCGCCAATCTGCAGGCCTTGCCGATGTTCGGCGTCGAGGCGCTGTATGCCAGCCAGCGCAGCCTGAACGAGCGCGGCCTCGGCGAGGCCGAACTGAACCTCGAGGTGCAGCGCCTGGACGACAGCGCGCTGACCGCCCTTCTCGACCGCTACGACCAGGTGATCACCCTCTGA
- the uvrC gene encoding excinuclease ABC subunit UvrC: MSAAFDSSAFLATCSGRPGVYRMFDGEGRLLYVGKAKNLKKRLASYFRKTGQAPKTAALVARITQIETTITGNETEALLLEQTLIKEWRPPYNILLRDDKSYPYVFLSDGEFPRLGIHRGAKKAKGRYFGPYPSALAIRESLALLQKTFLVRQCEDSYYRNRTRPCLQYQIKRCKGPCVGLVDAQEYAEDVRHSVMFLDGRSNALSEELSASMEKAAMALEFERAAELRDQIAMLRRVQDQQSMEGGTGDVDVVAVMLTPGGACVHLISVRGGRVLGSKNFFPQVAIEEEGGDVLMAFLAQYYLGNVERDLPSELIVNVQHEDFATLIEAIESLRGRSLSISLRVRGTRARWQQLAVTNAEQALAARLANRQHLAERFEALANVLQMDEPPQRMECFDISHSSGEATVASCVVFGPEGPLKSDYRRFNIEGVTAGDDYAAMHQALTRRFSKIKEGEGKLPDVLLVDGGKGQLAMAREVLQELAVPDLILLGVAKGTTRKPGLEVLYLNDAEHEFTLPGNSPALHLIQQIRDESHRFAITGHRARRGKTRRTSTLEEVPGIGPKRRRELLNHFGGLQELSRASAEEIAKAPGISKKLAESIYDTLHSE, from the coding sequence ATGTCCGCTGCGTTCGATTCCAGTGCCTTCCTGGCGACCTGCAGTGGCCGCCCCGGCGTCTATCGCATGTTCGATGGCGAGGGCCGACTGCTCTACGTGGGTAAGGCGAAGAACCTCAAGAAGCGCCTCGCCAGCTACTTCCGCAAGACCGGGCAGGCGCCCAAGACCGCCGCGCTGGTGGCGCGCATCACGCAGATCGAGACCACCATCACCGGCAACGAGACGGAGGCGCTGCTGCTCGAGCAGACGCTGATCAAGGAATGGCGGCCGCCCTACAACATCCTGTTGCGCGACGACAAATCCTATCCTTACGTGTTTCTCTCCGATGGCGAGTTTCCCCGTCTCGGTATCCACCGTGGTGCGAAGAAGGCCAAGGGACGCTATTTCGGCCCTTATCCCAGTGCGCTGGCGATTCGTGAGAGCCTTGCGCTGTTGCAGAAGACCTTTCTCGTTCGCCAGTGCGAAGACAGCTATTACCGCAACCGCACGCGGCCGTGCCTGCAATACCAGATCAAGCGCTGCAAGGGGCCCTGTGTCGGCCTGGTCGATGCCCAGGAGTACGCCGAGGACGTGCGCCACTCGGTGATGTTCCTCGACGGTCGCAGCAACGCCCTGAGCGAAGAGCTTTCCGCCAGCATGGAAAAGGCCGCCATGGCTCTGGAGTTCGAGCGGGCTGCCGAGCTGCGCGACCAGATAGCCATGCTCCGCCGCGTGCAGGATCAGCAGAGCATGGAAGGCGGTACAGGCGATGTCGACGTGGTGGCGGTGATGCTCACCCCGGGCGGCGCCTGCGTGCACCTGATCAGCGTGCGCGGTGGGCGTGTGCTGGGCAGCAAGAACTTCTTCCCGCAGGTGGCCATCGAGGAGGAGGGCGGCGATGTGCTGATGGCCTTCCTCGCCCAGTACTACCTGGGTAATGTCGAGCGCGACCTGCCCAGCGAGCTGATCGTCAACGTGCAGCATGAAGACTTCGCCACGCTGATCGAAGCCATCGAATCACTGCGCGGCCGCAGCCTGAGCATCAGCTTGCGCGTGCGCGGCACCCGTGCTCGTTGGCAGCAGCTCGCCGTGACCAATGCCGAACAGGCGCTGGCCGCGCGCCTGGCCAATCGGCAACACCTGGCCGAGCGCTTCGAGGCCCTGGCCAACGTGTTGCAAATGGACGAGCCACCGCAGCGCATGGAGTGCTTCGATATCAGCCACTCCAGCGGCGAGGCGACGGTCGCCTCCTGCGTGGTGTTCGGCCCCGAAGGCCCGCTCAAGTCCGATTACCGCCGCTTCAATATCGAAGGGGTCACTGCCGGCGACGACTACGCCGCCATGCATCAGGCGCTGACCCGACGTTTCAGCAAGATCAAGGAGGGTGAGGGCAAGTTGCCCGACGTGCTGCTGGTGGACGGCGGCAAGGGGCAACTGGCCATGGCCCGCGAAGTGCTGCAGGAACTGGCCGTGCCCGACCTGATCCTGCTCGGCGTGGCCAAGGGCACGACGCGCAAGCCCGGCCTCGAAGTGCTGTATCTGAATGACGCCGAGCACGAATTCACCTTGCCCGGCAATTCACCGGCGTTGCACCTGATCCAGCAGATCCGCGACGAATCGCACCGTTTCGCGATCACTGGGCACCGTGCGCGGCGGGGCAAGACGCGGCGTACCTCGACGCTGGAAGAAGTGCCTGGCATCGGCCCCAAGAGGCGGCGTGAACTGCTCAATCACTTCGGTGGGCTGCAGGAGCTGTCCCGTGCCAGCGCCGAGGAGATCGCCAAAGCGCCCGGAATCAGTAAAAAGCTCGCTGAGTCGATTTATGACACTCTGCACAGCGAGTAG
- the gacA gene encoding response regulator transcription factor GacA, whose translation MIRVLVVDDHDLVRTGITRMLADIDGLQVVGEACTGEESLLKVRELKPDVVLMDVKMPGIGGLEATRKLMRSHPDIKVVAVTVCEEDPFPTRLLQAGAAGYLTKGAALDEMVQAIRLVFAGQRYIDPQIAQQLALKSFQPQTSGSPFDLLSEREIQIALMIANCHKVQTISDKLCLSPKTVNTYRYRIFEKLSITSDVELALLAVRHGMVDAVN comes from the coding sequence GTGATTAGGGTGCTGGTAGTCGACGACCACGATCTGGTTCGCACGGGTATTACCCGCATGCTCGCCGATATCGATGGCCTACAAGTGGTCGGCGAAGCCTGCACCGGGGAGGAATCCCTGCTCAAGGTTCGCGAACTCAAACCCGACGTGGTTCTGATGGACGTGAAGATGCCTGGCATCGGCGGCCTGGAGGCTACCCGCAAGCTGATGCGCAGCCATCCCGACATCAAGGTCGTTGCCGTCACCGTGTGCGAGGAAGACCCGTTCCCCACGCGCCTGCTACAGGCCGGTGCCGCCGGTTATCTGACCAAGGGTGCCGCGCTGGATGAAATGGTGCAGGCCATTCGCCTGGTGTTCGCCGGGCAGCGTTACATCGACCCGCAGATCGCGCAGCAACTGGCGCTGAAATCCTTCCAGCCGCAGACCAGCGGCTCGCCGTTCGACCTGCTCTCCGAGCGGGAAATCCAGATCGCCCTGATGATCGCCAACTGTCACAAGGTGCAGACCATCTCCGACAAGCTGTGCCTGTCGCCGAAAACGGTCAACACCTACCGTTATCGCATCTTCGAGAAGCTTTCCATCACCAGCGACGTCGAACTGGCTCTGCTCGCGGTACGCCACGGCATGGTCGACGCCGTCAACTGA
- the tusB gene encoding sulfurtransferase complex subunit TusB: protein MATLHILSHSPFADSRLASCLRLLGAGDALLLSGDAVYALQPGTANLQALQLMPASIALHALDEDLTARGLQAPERVQPVDYPGFVELCTRYAKVNSWL, encoded by the coding sequence ATGGCCACCCTGCATATTCTTTCCCATTCGCCATTCGCCGACAGCCGTCTGGCCAGTTGCCTGCGTCTGCTCGGTGCAGGTGACGCCCTGCTGCTCAGCGGCGATGCGGTTTACGCGCTGCAACCCGGCACGGCCAATCTGCAGGCGCTGCAACTGATGCCGGCCAGCATTGCCCTGCATGCCCTGGACGAAGACCTCACCGCCCGTGGCCTGCAAGCACCGGAGCGGGTGCAGCCAGTGGACTACCCCGGGTTCGTAGAACTCTGCACCCGCTATGCCAAGGTCAATAGCTGGTTATGA
- a CDS encoding glutathione S-transferase family protein — MGLLIEGTWHDQWYDTGKSGRFQREEAQRRHWITADGSAGPSGESGFKAEAGRYHLYVSLACPWAHRTLLLRKLKGLEDLIEVSVVSWLMGDHGWTFDPQHGSSGDKLDGLEYLYQRYTADDAQYTGRVTVPLLWDKQQQRIVSNESAEIIRMFNSAFDGLTGNDLDFYPQPLRERIDRLNDGIYPAVNNGVYRAGFATTQEAYEEAFEELFTTLDELEALLGERRYLAGEYLTEADIRLFTTLIRFDAVYHGHFKCNLRRILDYPNLSNWLRELYQWPGVAETVDFTHIKSHYYASHATINPTGVIPKGPQQDFSLAHDRERLPGKGVYHP, encoded by the coding sequence ATGGGTTTGCTGATCGAAGGCACCTGGCACGATCAATGGTACGACACCGGCAAGAGCGGCCGCTTCCAGCGCGAGGAAGCGCAACGCCGTCACTGGATCACCGCCGACGGTAGCGCCGGCCCCAGCGGCGAGTCAGGCTTCAAGGCGGAGGCCGGGCGTTACCACCTGTACGTTTCCCTGGCCTGCCCCTGGGCACATCGCACCCTCCTTCTGCGCAAGCTCAAGGGCCTGGAAGATCTGATCGAGGTATCGGTGGTCAGTTGGCTGATGGGCGATCACGGCTGGACCTTCGACCCTCAGCACGGCTCCAGCGGTGACAAGCTCGACGGCCTGGAATACCTGTATCAGCGTTATACCGCCGATGACGCCCAATATACGGGCCGCGTTACCGTGCCGCTGTTGTGGGACAAACAGCAGCAGCGCATCGTCAGCAACGAGTCGGCCGAAATCATCCGCATGTTCAACAGCGCCTTCGATGGCTTGACCGGCAACGACCTGGACTTCTATCCGCAGCCGCTACGCGAGCGCATCGATCGGCTCAACGATGGCATCTATCCGGCGGTGAACAACGGCGTCTACCGCGCTGGCTTCGCCACCACCCAGGAGGCCTACGAAGAGGCTTTCGAGGAGCTGTTCACCACGCTCGACGAACTGGAAGCCCTGCTGGGCGAACGGCGCTACCTGGCCGGCGAGTACCTGACCGAAGCCGATATCCGCCTGTTCACCACCCTGATTCGCTTCGATGCCGTCTACCACGGGCACTTCAAGTGCAACCTGCGGCGCATCCTCGACTACCCGAACCTCTCCAACTGGCTGCGCGAGCTGTACCAGTGGCCGGGCGTCGCCGAAACGGTGGACTTCACCCATATCAAGTCGCACTACTACGCCAGCCACGCCACCATCAACCCGACCGGGGTGATTCCCAAAGGGCCGCAGCAGGATTTCAGCCTGGCGCATGATCGCGAGCGCTTGCCAGGCAAGGGTGTATATCACCCGTAG